The Yersinia intermedia genome window below encodes:
- the glpE gene encoding thiosulfate sulfurtransferase GlpE, whose amino-acid sequence MEQFETISVEQAHRHLKENTAVLVDIRDPQSYEAGHAPTAFHLTNNSLHTFMQQTDFEQSVMVMCYHGNSSKGAAQYLLQQGFEAVYSIDGGFEAWAKGYPQEIIRENV is encoded by the coding sequence ATGGAACAGTTTGAAACCATCAGTGTTGAGCAGGCTCATCGCCACCTGAAAGAGAATACCGCCGTATTAGTCGATATCCGCGATCCACAGAGTTATGAGGCGGGCCATGCACCCACTGCGTTCCATTTGACCAATAACAGCCTACATACCTTTATGCAGCAAACTGATTTTGAACAGTCGGTGATGGTGATGTGCTACCACGGCAATAGCAGCAAAGGGGCAGCGCAATATTTGCTCCAGCAAGGCTTTGAGGCGGTTTACAGTATTGACGGTGGCTTTGAGGCTTGGGCCAAAGGCTATCCGCAAGAAATCATTCGTGAAAATGTCTGA
- the glpG gene encoding rhomboid family intramembrane serine protease GlpG yields the protein MIRVIAISNPRLAQAFVDYMATRNVVLEVRPDTQGAEIWLADDEQLPLVQQELEQFLLEPLNPRYQAASWQSGNLHSNLSYQRFSYLQTLRSQAGPLTLSVMVLCIAIYILMQIVGDAAVMSWLAWPRDESQYLQLWRWVSHGFLHFSLLHILFNLMWWWYLAGQMEKRLGTGKLLVLTVVSALFSGWGQSLFSGVNFGGLSGVVYALMGYVWLTGERAPERGISLPRGLMAFSVLWLIAGYFDVLGLSIANAAHVSGLIIGLLMAFWDTRSSVRTTQ from the coding sequence ATGATTCGTGTAATAGCAATCTCTAATCCGCGCCTGGCGCAGGCCTTTGTGGATTATATGGCCACTCGCAATGTGGTCTTGGAAGTTCGGCCTGATACTCAGGGTGCAGAGATCTGGCTCGCCGATGACGAGCAATTGCCCTTGGTACAGCAGGAGCTGGAGCAGTTTTTGCTGGAGCCACTCAATCCACGCTATCAGGCCGCAAGCTGGCAATCGGGTAATTTACACTCAAATTTATCCTATCAGCGCTTTTCCTACTTGCAGACGCTGCGCAGTCAGGCCGGCCCACTGACATTGAGTGTCATGGTGCTGTGCATCGCCATTTATATTCTGATGCAGATTGTCGGCGATGCGGCGGTGATGTCATGGCTTGCCTGGCCCCGTGACGAGAGCCAATACCTACAACTTTGGCGTTGGGTCAGCCATGGTTTTTTACACTTTTCGCTACTGCATATCTTGTTTAACCTGATGTGGTGGTGGTATCTGGCAGGGCAAATGGAAAAACGGCTTGGCACCGGTAAATTGCTGGTATTAACTGTTGTTTCGGCCCTGTTCAGCGGCTGGGGGCAATCGCTGTTTAGCGGTGTGAATTTTGGCGGTCTGTCTGGTGTGGTATATGCCTTAATGGGTTATGTCTGGCTGACCGGCGAACGCGCACCTGAGCGCGGTATCTCGTTGCCAAGAGGTTTAATGGCTTTTTCTGTTCTCTGGCTGATTGCCGGTTATTTCGATGTTTTAGGTTTGTCGATTGCTAATGCAGCTCACGTTTCAGGTTTGATTATTGGGTTATTAATGGCATTTTGGGATACGCGCAGCAGCGTAAGAACCACACAATAA
- a CDS encoding DeoR/GlpR family transcriptional regulator: protein MKQTQRHDAIIELVRQQGYVSTEELVEHFAVSPQTIRRDLNDLADQNKIHRHHGGAALPSSSVNAAYNDRKVMWSEEKARIAQRVASQIPDGATLFIDIGTTPEAVAHALMNHKGLRVVTNNLNVATLLTAKEDFRLILAGGEVRTRDGGIIGEATLDFISQFRLDYGILGISGIDMDGSLLEFDYHEVRTKRAIIENSRCVMLVTDHSKFGRNAMVNLGNMNLIDYLFTDQAPPPSVMKIIEQHQVQLELC, encoded by the coding sequence GTGAAGCAAACGCAGCGGCATGATGCGATTATTGAATTAGTACGCCAACAAGGCTACGTCAGTACTGAAGAGTTAGTAGAACATTTTGCCGTTAGCCCACAAACCATCCGGCGTGATTTGAATGATTTGGCTGACCAAAACAAAATTCATCGCCATCATGGTGGTGCAGCACTTCCTTCCAGCTCGGTTAATGCCGCCTATAACGATCGTAAAGTGATGTGGTCAGAAGAAAAGGCGCGTATTGCCCAGCGTGTTGCCAGCCAGATCCCCGATGGTGCAACACTGTTTATTGATATCGGCACGACGCCAGAAGCGGTCGCCCACGCGCTGATGAACCATAAGGGGCTACGGGTAGTAACCAATAATCTTAACGTTGCTACCTTGCTAACGGCCAAAGAGGATTTCCGGCTGATTCTGGCAGGTGGTGAAGTTCGTACCCGCGATGGCGGGATTATTGGTGAAGCCACACTGGATTTCATCTCTCAGTTCCGTCTTGATTACGGCATCCTCGGCATCAGTGGTATTGATATGGACGGCTCGCTCTTGGAGTTTGATTATCATGAAGTGCGTACCAAGCGAGCGATTATCGAGAACTCCCGTTGTGTGATGCTGGTGACCGACCACTCCAAGTTTGGCCGTAACGCGATGGTGAATTTGGGGAACATGAATTTGATTGATTATCTGTTTACTGATCAGGCGCCTCCTCCGAGTGTGATGAAGATTATTGAGCAGCATCAGGTTCAATTGGAGTTGTGTTAG
- the malT gene encoding HTH-type transcriptional regulator MalT — translation MLIPSKLSRPVRLQNTVIRDRLLVKLSGVANYRLTLINCPAGYGKTTLIAQWAADQSDLGWYSLDESDNQPERFASYLIAAVQLATGGHCSKSEALSQKHQYASLSALFAQLFIELSDWDGPLYLVIDDYHLITNDAIHEAMRFFLRHQPENMTLILLSRTLPPLGIANLRVRDQLLELGMQQLAFNHQEAQQFFDCRLSVPLEQGDSSRLCDEVEGWATALQLIALSSRQPNSSAQKSAKRLAGLNASHLSDYLVDEVLDQVDSNSRAFLLRCSVLRSMNDALIVRLTGEDNGQQRLEELERQGLFIHRMDDSGEWFCFHPLFATFLRQRCQWELALELPELHHSAAEGWMALGYPAEAIHHALAAGDVGMLRDILLQHAWTLFNHSELALLEQCLVALPYSLLVQNPELALLQAWLAQSQHRYGEVNTLLERAESAMQERKIPIDEILRAEFDALRAQVAINAGKPDEAEKLATDALKYLPMANFYSRIVATSVTGEVHHCKGELSRALPMMQQTEQMARRHEAYHYALWALLQQSEILIAQGFLQAAYETQDKAFDLIHEQHLEQLPMHEFLLRIRSQILWSWSRLDEAEEAARKGIEILVNYQPQQQLQCLAMLAKCSLARGDLDNANMYIQRCEALQHGSQYHLDWITNADKPRVIHWQMTGDKVAAANWLRQAEKPGMADNHFLQGQWRNIARIQIMLGRFNEAEVVLDELNENARRLRLTSDLNRNLLLSNILYWQTERKSEAQKALIESLSLANRTGFISHFVIEGEVMAQQLRQLIQLNALPELEQHRAQRILKDINQHHRHKFAHFDEIFVDKLLTHPQVPELIRTSPLTQREWQVLGLIYSGYSNEQIAGELEVAATTIKTHIRNLYQKLGVAHRQEAVQQAQRLLQMMGYV, via the coding sequence ATGCTGATCCCCTCAAAACTGAGCCGCCCGGTACGGCTGCAAAATACCGTGATACGCGACCGCTTGTTGGTTAAATTATCAGGTGTCGCGAACTATCGTTTGACATTAATCAATTGCCCGGCAGGATACGGCAAGACGACCTTGATCGCTCAGTGGGCAGCCGACCAATCTGATCTTGGCTGGTATTCACTGGATGAAAGTGACAATCAGCCAGAGCGTTTCGCCTCTTATCTGATTGCTGCTGTGCAGTTAGCAACTGGCGGCCATTGCAGTAAAAGTGAAGCGCTCAGCCAAAAGCATCAATACGCCAGCCTTTCAGCGCTGTTCGCGCAATTATTTATTGAGTTGTCCGATTGGGACGGCCCGCTTTATCTGGTTATCGATGATTATCATCTGATTACCAATGACGCTATTCATGAAGCTATGCGCTTCTTCCTGCGACATCAGCCAGAAAATATGACGCTGATCCTGCTATCCCGCACCTTGCCACCCCTGGGAATTGCTAACCTGCGGGTGCGCGACCAGTTGCTGGAATTAGGCATGCAGCAACTGGCATTTAATCATCAGGAAGCGCAGCAATTTTTTGATTGCCGCCTGTCCGTACCACTGGAACAAGGTGATAGCAGCCGCTTGTGTGATGAAGTTGAAGGCTGGGCCACTGCGCTGCAACTGATAGCACTGTCATCGCGTCAACCCAACTCATCCGCGCAAAAATCGGCAAAACGTCTGGCAGGGTTAAATGCCAGCCATTTGTCAGACTATCTGGTCGATGAAGTATTGGATCAGGTGGATAGCAATTCCCGTGCTTTTCTACTGCGTTGCTCGGTATTACGTTCCATGAATGATGCCCTGATTGTGCGCCTGACCGGAGAAGATAACGGTCAGCAACGGCTGGAAGAGTTGGAGCGCCAAGGGCTATTTATTCATCGTATGGATGATAGTGGTGAATGGTTCTGCTTCCACCCACTATTTGCCACTTTCTTGCGCCAGCGCTGCCAGTGGGAATTGGCGTTAGAGTTACCGGAATTGCATCACTCAGCCGCTGAAGGCTGGATGGCGCTGGGCTACCCGGCTGAAGCAATCCACCATGCGTTGGCCGCAGGTGATGTTGGCATGTTACGTGATATTTTACTGCAACATGCCTGGACGCTGTTTAACCACAGTGAGTTGGCGCTGCTAGAGCAATGTCTGGTCGCCCTGCCTTACTCTTTATTGGTACAGAATCCAGAACTGGCACTGTTACAAGCCTGGCTGGCGCAAAGCCAACACCGTTATGGTGAGGTGAATACTCTGCTCGAACGCGCTGAATCGGCAATGCAAGAGCGCAAAATTCCTATCGATGAGATTTTACGCGCTGAGTTTGATGCCCTGCGTGCTCAGGTGGCTATCAATGCCGGTAAACCGGATGAAGCCGAAAAACTGGCAACTGATGCGCTGAAATATCTGCCGATGGCGAACTTTTATAGCCGTATTGTGGCCACTTCCGTAACCGGTGAAGTTCATCACTGTAAAGGGGAGCTAAGCCGTGCACTGCCCATGATGCAGCAAACCGAGCAAATGGCACGCCGCCACGAAGCCTATCACTATGCCTTATGGGCATTGCTACAACAGAGCGAAATCCTGATTGCGCAAGGTTTCCTGCAAGCCGCTTATGAAACGCAAGATAAAGCCTTTGATTTGATTCATGAACAACACCTTGAGCAGTTGCCGATGCATGAATTCCTGCTGCGTATTCGCTCGCAAATCTTATGGTCGTGGTCACGGCTGGATGAAGCTGAAGAAGCGGCACGCAAAGGCATCGAGATTCTGGTCAATTACCAACCCCAGCAGCAATTGCAGTGTTTGGCGATGCTGGCAAAATGTTCACTGGCGCGTGGCGATCTGGATAACGCCAATATGTATATCCAGCGTTGCGAAGCCCTGCAACACGGCAGCCAGTATCATCTCGACTGGATAACCAATGCCGATAAGCCACGGGTTATTCACTGGCAGATGACCGGGGACAAAGTCGCCGCCGCAAATTGGCTGCGCCAGGCAGAAAAACCAGGGATGGCGGATAATCACTTTTTACAGGGGCAGTGGCGCAATATCGCGCGAATACAGATCATGCTGGGGCGCTTTAATGAAGCCGAAGTGGTATTGGATGAACTGAACGAAAATGCCCGCCGCCTCCGTTTAACCAGTGACCTCAACCGTAATCTGTTGTTAAGCAATATTCTTTACTGGCAAACCGAACGTAAAAGCGAGGCCCAGAAAGCGCTAATTGAATCACTGTCATTGGCTAACCGCACTGGTTTCATCAGCCATTTCGTGATTGAAGGTGAAGTTATGGCGCAGCAGTTGCGCCAACTGATTCAGCTTAATGCGTTACCTGAATTGGAGCAGCACCGCGCTCAGCGAATACTGAAAGATATTAACCAGCACCATCGGCATAAATTTGCCCATTTTGATGAGATATTTGTCGATAAACTGCTAACTCACCCGCAAGTACCGGAACTGATCCGTACCAGCCCGCTAACCCAGCGCGAATGGCAGGTATTGGGGCTGATTTACTCCGGTTACAGTAATGAACAAATCGCCGGTGAGCTGGAAGTGGCAGCTACCACCATTAAAACCCATATCCGTAATTTATATCAAAAACTGGGTGTTGCTCACCGCCAGGAAGCGGTACAACAGGCACAGCGTTTGCTACAGATGATGGGTTATGTTTGA